The sequence TAAAAACAGTATCATTGAACACGAAAATGAGATTAATTTATTACGCAACAAACTATCACATGTGACCAATCAAGAGCAATCTTCATTTCCAAATTCTTACCAAAATAATATTACCAACCAATTAAGCCGTTGTCGGAAATGGAAACCGAGTGACTGGCttcttaaaaatgcaaaacatctTGCACCGCATTTTAAAACGAGTCCTACAAGATTTCTTTTACCATGGCTGTATAATGGACCAAATAACCAACTCCTGGGATTAAGACAAGCTATCTTTGTCGCACTTCATCTTAATCGCACTCTTGTTATGCCGACATTCCAAAAACATTTCAACGACGGCAGCACTGATGGCGAACTGAGTTATATTGATGCCAATCATAGGTAAGCATATTCCTCTCACATGATCAATAATCAGACTAACCTAAATATTTCCTGTTAGACTTGATGTCCCAACATTACAGCGGCTTATTTCTGTCATAACAGTAGAAGAATACCGAAAACGTTGTGGACCGAAAGTTGATATTGTTTTCTTTGGTACCACTACCCATAATATGCAATGGACCGTAGACTCGCTGAAGAATGCTGAAAAACTGTACAATCTGGATTTCATAGCAGAAAAGGTAGATATGGTGTTGCGTGGGTGTTTCTACGTTTGTTGATAATCAAGTttcaatgtttatataaacacataaagataataaaactataaccaCTTTATTACCCAGTACAAACCACCAAACACCATGGTTGGTGGTGACAGCATCGTGAAAACAAGTTTTCTTCCCGCGAAAGGTTCTTCATTCGTATTTGAAGCAAGTCACGACATGGTACTATCTCAATTTGAATCAAGTCTTTCGTGCGCACTCTACGCCTTTCCATTCCGAGAATTACGTTTTGTAAAATCAGAGGTATATGATAAGAGTTTTTTTGCCACCGTGtcgttttattgaaaa comes from Ciona intestinalis unplaced genomic scaffold, KH HT000095.1, whole genome shotgun sequence and encodes:
- the LOC100175784 gene encoding uncharacterized protein LOC100175784 isoform X3 yields the protein MHKIHRSFCGLCLTLCFVCYVLHRNISDPELSDYLNGKDKNSIIEHENEINLLRNKLSHVTNQEQSSFPNSYQNNITNQLSRCRKWKPSDWLLKNAKHLAPHFKTSPTRFLLPWLYNGPNNQLLGLRQAIFVALHLNRTLVMPTFQKHFNDGSTDGELSYIDANHRLDVPTLQRLISVITVEEYRKRCGPKVDIVFFGTTTHNMQWTVDSLKNAEKLYNLDFIAEKYKPPNTMVGGDSIVKTSFLPAKGSSFVFEASHDMVLSQFESSLSCALYAFPFRELRFVKSEIENTQINAKKFLENGKVESVPGSLLYDIITEHTQCPHYIQEIADAYIEKRFKNKEYIALHWRYDKDDFYKFMCTEGGNKQKANGKVSRFFKTFCREIFNMTSSTLPRGIRGFLTKVVKKSKHLDLPVYVAAPSSLTEWISTGFKQHAVELQTTHLY